CGTGCGCAGCCAAGGCTCTCCCCAAGACGGACGGggcggatgcggatgcggccGTGATGCCGGGAAGCACGAGCTGAAGGGGGAGAAGCTGTGCATCTCCTGCGCCATCTCGAGTTGGGCATCTTTGCGTAGCTTAGTTGTGGACGGTGGAAACGATGCAGGTGTTTTGAATACCTATCTGGACCTTGCTGTTGATAGCTTAACTTGTAGTCTAGTTAGTTGAATCCAAGCTTGTTTCAGTTTCATGTACacgtctctttttttccccaaCATGTTAAAGACGAGTGGTTGTGTTCCCCTAAGTTGACTGATACACTCACGGATGCTTACGGATTTGAGGTGCAACAAGGCTATATATATACAGCAAAAGTACCAGACTCCACAAGGGAGATGAATTAGGTCATGGAAACAAACTTTACAGCGGCCTTTATGACGTCCCAGGCGAAATACCGGGCAGAAAACTTGGCAGGTGTGTCGCACAGCACCATTGTATGGTACAGCTTGGGCTGCGACCTGATCTTGACAGACTTGGACAGAGCATGACTACATGTCATTAGGCAGCTTGCCGTTTTGCACTACTTCATTCAAGTACAAACGCCTTGTCTCTAAACCCAAATTGTATGACTTCCATCTCCTTGCAAGTTGTGCAGCAGAACTCATCATAGAACTCACCAAGGTTGGTCCGTCAGGGTTGCAAGATAGGCTTTGTCTTGGTTCTTAGAAAGCCAATCTGCAAGAATCTTCCTTGCAGCCCTCGTGTCAGCATGATCGTAGTAATGCGTGGCCACGAATCCGTAGATGAGACCGTCCACACCAACGCCCATCAGTTGGTCTGCCTGTTTTCCGTTGTTTTCCGCAATCGTCCATCCAAAAACTTTGCCAAAGTTTTTCGACTGAGCACCCTCGCGGAGCTGTGGACAAATCTGATTGCCACTACTTTCGCAGTTGCCAAAGTTCCACGCCGGATCAAAAAGTCCTTTGGTATAGACTCGGTTCTTGATAGAGGCCGGACCTTTACTATTAAAAACTTGGTTGGCATCAGCCACGTTCCCGTCGATACCAATTGCCTCATTGCTGTTTAAGCCCTGGCTGATGACCTGGTATGCCCGCCCGCTAGTCTGCGAGCTGTAAAACCCATACAACACCTTCACTCCGGCAGGCTGTAGAATATCCCGGGCTAGGTTTCTCAGCGCTTCGATATTGCACGCCGGATAGCGGTCGTCGCAGTAGTCGGGATTCTTGAGATCAAACCAGACAAATATGGCGGTTTTGCCAGCACGCCGCTCTTGTGCAATGGCACTAAACATGTGTTCTGCTGTGTCGCCTCGAGAGGTAAGCGTCCCATCGTGATCGGCATACCACTGGCTACTCCAAGCCGTCATGTCGATTTCAAGGGCATTAGCGCTGTGGTTGAGAGCGTCTCGAACGCCGTAGTCCATGAGGACTCGGTGAGCAATAGCAAAAAATGGTCGGGGGCTGTCAAACGTCTGTTGGAGAATCTTTTCCTTCTCGACATGGTCACCAGAGGCAGCCCGCTCTATCGATCGAGCTTGAATAGAAAGGGGCCATCCGAGAAACGctgaaaaaaagaacaagctgCTGAGAAGTTGAGATATGGTCATCATTTTCATCCGATTATATCTGCAGTAAGCTTTGCATTTGCCAAACAAACTCGTATCGCATGGGGTAGTCTCTTTATATGTCAAATACTATGCAAGGTTCCCTGGACGGCAAGGGTGCTTTTGCGGCTGCTGGAGTACGAGTACGAGTCTGATAGTTATAACCAAGAGAGTAAATTCGTCAAATTATACTATTACGTGTAGAGATTCATTGCTATGCTTTATCATATATTAAGGTTACtgtaaaagtaaattttataagaAGTGAATTTTGTAAAAAGTAAGTTTTTAAAgaagtaaattttataaaaagtaaatttcATAAGAAGAAAATTTTACCAGACTCGgtaaagtttattaatattataactgGATAGGCCCAAAAATGGCTTGGCTGCGCTCTCACCTCTCATCGTTTATTCATCTATTCCACCATGAGCCAGCCACGATCCAACTCAAGTCGGGTCCCATGAACGTTCCATCTcatgccaacttggccatcacAACCTCGACATTTCCAATCGTCGAGTCCTGCTGCACATCATCTTTGATAACGGAGTAATCAGACGTGTTGGGGTCCCAGTCCAGGATGCTGAGCACGTTAGAGTGCGCACCCCATGGCGCGCTCCAATACACCCGGTAGATCTTGGTCTCGTGCGTGACGTTCCATTCGTCCAGCGTGTACTGGCCCTCGGTACCGATGTCCGCGTCCGACCGCCCGCATGAATGTACCGAGGCCTCGGACTGCGGCGCGATGACTATCTTGTTGATCTCGCTCGGGCCGATCCCGTTGTCCTTGTTGCCGCGATAGAATTTGCCGCTGCAAAGGCTCAATTGGGTCACATAAAGGCTAagattgatgatggggaagAGCTGCTTACGATTCGAGCTTGGCGTCCTTGATGCGAATGTCACTCCTGCGCAGGCGACTGCGGTTCTTGATGCCAATCCATTGTTTGTAGGCCATGCTGGTGGAGAGAGTGTGTGAATTGTGTTGTAAGACTTGAATCAAGAGCGCCGATTATAAGAGACTGTAGAAATTGAAGACGGAAGCTAAAGATCGGGTACGTATTTGAAAGAATTCAGCTCCAACTCATCTTTTCGCTGACTTATTCCATGAAGAGCTGGGCTGTTTTTAACGATTTTACCAAGTGTCTCGTTGTTCAGAATATGCTTCGAGCAAGTATGATGGCACCAATTTCACGAATGTACCAGGTATTCAGCTAAATTTCCCACCTAGTC
The Metarhizium brunneum chromosome 7, complete sequence genome window above contains:
- the SMASE gene encoding Sphingomyelinase D; this encodes MMTISQLLSSLFFFSAFLGWPLSIQARSIERAASGDHVEKEKILQQTFDSPRPFFAIAHRVLMDYGVRDALNHSANALEIDMTAWSSQWYADHDGTLTSRGDTAEHMFSAIAQERRAGKTAIFVWFDLKNPDYCDDRYPACNIEALRNLARDILQPAGVKVLYGFYSSQTSGRAYQVISQGLNSNEAIGIDGNVADANQVFNSKGPASIKNRVYTKGLFDPAWNFGNCESSGNQICPQLREGAQSKNFGKVFGWTIAENNGKQADQLMGVGVDGLIYGFVATHYYDHADTRAARKILADWLSKNQDKAYLATLTDQPCHALSKSVKIRSQPKLYHTMVLCDTPAKFSARYFAWDVIKAAVKFVSMT
- the ASPH gene encoding Asp-hemolysin, coding for MAYKQWIGIKNRSRLRRSDIRIKDAKLESGKFYRGNKDNGIGPSEINKIVIAPQSEASVHSCGRSDADIGTEGQYTLDEWNVTHETKIYRVYWSAPWGAHSNVLSILDWDPNTSDYSVIKDDVQQDSTIGNVEVVMAKLA